A region of uncultured Carboxylicivirga sp. DNA encodes the following proteins:
- a CDS encoding site-specific integrase, protein MGNKVNTLGVGFLLKQSKGRNGQAPLYLRITVNGKRAEISLKSFVDINKWDFNKGLYAGYTRETQRLNTQLEQIKGHVVDCYHQLQARREIITIDTVKNLYLGIEKSDFTLVKLFEYHNSEMKDILRWGTLKNYFTTEKYIKRYLIKKHFIRDIPLSQLKYGFLTGFEKFMKESEPINPDNPCNHNTVMKHIERMKKVINLAVRNEWLEKDPFVKFKPKYIRKEIAYLDEDELARIQFKDFSISRLDYVRDLFIFSCYTGLSYSDVCALTIDNIQFGIDGNKWIITYRIKTNQQVKVPILPQAEEIINKYQDNPRVEMSGKLLPIFTNQKMNSYLKEIADLCDIPKHLTFHVARHTFATTVTLKNGVPIESVSKLWGHRSIATTQIYAKVIDTKLSQDMQRLRDVLPIKDRSVR, encoded by the coding sequence ATGGGAAATAAGGTTAATACACTGGGAGTAGGGTTCTTGCTAAAACAGAGTAAAGGTAGAAACGGTCAAGCACCCTTGTATTTAAGGATAACTGTTAATGGAAAAAGGGCTGAAATTTCTTTAAAGTCTTTTGTTGATATTAATAAATGGGATTTTAATAAAGGATTGTATGCCGGATACACCAGGGAAACTCAAAGGCTAAATACTCAACTGGAACAAATAAAAGGACATGTAGTAGATTGCTATCACCAACTTCAGGCCAGAAGAGAAATAATAACAATTGATACAGTTAAAAATCTCTATTTAGGTATAGAAAAGTCAGATTTTACTTTAGTGAAGCTTTTTGAATATCATAATTCAGAAATGAAGGATATTCTTAGGTGGGGAACATTGAAAAACTATTTTACAACAGAGAAATATATTAAACGCTATTTAATCAAGAAGCATTTTATCAGAGATATTCCGTTATCTCAACTCAAATATGGTTTCCTCACTGGTTTTGAGAAGTTCATGAAAGAGTCGGAGCCTATTAATCCGGATAATCCATGCAATCATAACACTGTAATGAAGCATATTGAGAGGATGAAAAAAGTGATTAATCTGGCTGTTAGAAATGAATGGCTGGAAAAAGATCCTTTTGTGAAATTTAAGCCTAAATATATACGAAAAGAAATTGCCTATTTGGATGAAGATGAATTGGCAAGGATTCAATTTAAAGATTTTTCCATCTCGAGGCTTGATTATGTCAGGGATTTGTTCATTTTCAGTTGTTATACAGGGCTATCTTATTCTGATGTGTGTGCATTGACAATTGATAATATACAGTTTGGGATTGATGGTAATAAATGGATTATTACATATAGGATCAAAACGAATCAGCAGGTTAAAGTACCCATCTTACCTCAGGCAGAAGAAATAATTAATAAATATCAGGATAATCCCAGAGTTGAAATGTCAGGGAAACTTCTTCCGATATTCACAAACCAGAAAATGAATTCATATCTAAAAGAGATTGCCGATTTATGTGATATCCCAAAGCATTTAACTTTTCATGTTGCCAGACATACGTTTGCAACTACAGTTACATTGAAAAATGGTGTACCCATAGAATCTGTATCTAAGTTATGGGGACATCGAAGTATTGCAACAACTCAGATTTATGCTAAAGTTATTGATACAAAGTTAAGTCAGGATATGCAACGATTACGTGATGTTTTACCGATTAAGGATAGAAGTGTGAGGTAG